One genomic region from Bacillota bacterium encodes:
- the pdxS gene encoding pyridoxal 5'-phosphate synthase lyase subunit PdxS yields MEAKGTWTLKKGLAEMLKGGVIMDVTTPEQAKIAEEAGACAVMALERVPADIRAAGGVARMADPEVILRIMEAVTIPVMAKARIGHFVEAQILEALGVDYVDESEVLTPADELHHIDKHQFRVPFVCGARDLGEALRRIGEGAAMIRTKGEAGTGNIVEAVRHMRTVQGEIRWLQNLLPEELMAAAKKLGAPYELVKEVATAGRLPVVNFAAGGVATPADAALMMQLGADGVFVGSGIFKSSDPAARARATVAAVTHYRDPQVLAEVSRGLGEAMRGLELASLAPEARLAVRGW; encoded by the coding sequence ATGGAGGCAAAAGGAACCTGGACGCTGAAAAAGGGTCTTGCAGAAATGCTCAAAGGCGGCGTGATTATGGACGTCACCACCCCGGAACAGGCAAAAATCGCGGAAGAGGCGGGGGCGTGTGCGGTCATGGCCCTGGAACGGGTTCCTGCTGATATCAGGGCTGCCGGAGGGGTAGCCCGGATGGCCGATCCCGAGGTAATTTTACGAATCATGGAAGCGGTTACCATTCCGGTAATGGCCAAGGCCCGGATCGGGCATTTTGTGGAGGCCCAGATTTTAGAAGCGCTTGGGGTGGATTATGTTGATGAAAGCGAGGTTCTTACTCCCGCAGACGAACTTCATCACATTGATAAGCACCAGTTTCGCGTTCCCTTTGTTTGCGGGGCACGGGATCTCGGCGAGGCCCTCCGGAGGATCGGTGAAGGAGCGGCGATGATCCGGACCAAGGGGGAGGCCGGGACTGGTAATATCGTCGAGGCTGTAAGGCACATGCGCACGGTCCAGGGAGAAATCCGGTGGCTCCAAAATTTGCTTCCCGAGGAATTGATGGCAGCCGCCAAGAAGCTGGGAGCCCCTTACGAACTGGTTAAAGAAGTTGCCACCGCCGGGCGCCTCCCCGTTGTCAACTTCGCGGCCGGAGGGGTTGCAACCCCGGCCGATGCCGCCCTGATGATGCAGTTGGGAGCAGACGGGGTGTTTGTGGGGTCCGGGATCTTTAAGTCTTCCGATCCTGCCGCCCGGGCGCGGGCGACTGTGGCTGCAGTGACCCATTATCGAGACCCGCAGGTGCTGGCGGAGGTCTCCCGTGGTCTGGGCGAGGCAATGCGGGGGTTGGAACTCGCTTCCCTCGCTCCCGAAGCGCGCCTCGCAGTCCGGGGCTGGTAG
- a CDS encoding ATP-binding protein: MAIIDRERLLKALYSFNSWWITGNVPREATKPVRRFAYYEAHKVLHHPTIRRYTVLSGARRVGKTIILYQLIEDLLEHEVPAKSILYISFDHPILKFCTIEEILDIYQENISGSSKELYFFFDEVHYATQWDLWMKHLYDHYKNCRVVAAGSASPVLAAQTAESGVGRWTIIKIPTLSFYEYCELKELDDRPEIPVDIKPTRLGNLSPADLEQLIRSLLMLQKYFHRYLLLGGFPEIALSDDIPFAQRVLREDVVDKVLKRDLTVLFGVRNVAELEKVFLYLCLHSGGLVAVDTIAKEIGVARQTVANYLHLLDASNLIYISNPVEIGGKKVLKAKPKVYIADAAIRNAVLMLDDVLADPVEMGIIVETTVYKHIATFYYRQKTRVGYYRQGGKSGKEVDVVVDYPLGRLLIEVKYRDDSRIDEKEAIVDLAKDEATAGAIVVTKRPDDYGLSSFKTKVPIVKIPAHAFLYLLGHSEKQGYLV, encoded by the coding sequence ATGGCCATTATTGATCGAGAGCGGCTGTTGAAAGCGCTCTATTCTTTTAATTCCTGGTGGATTACGGGTAATGTGCCCCGGGAAGCAACCAAGCCGGTGAGGCGCTTTGCGTATTATGAGGCGCATAAGGTGCTTCATCACCCAACCATTCGCCGGTATACTGTTCTTTCAGGGGCGAGGCGGGTAGGGAAAACCATAATATTGTACCAACTGATCGAAGACTTGTTGGAACATGAGGTTCCAGCAAAATCAATTCTTTATATCTCATTTGACCATCCAATCTTAAAATTCTGCACGATAGAAGAGATCCTTGATATTTATCAAGAAAACATCTCTGGAAGCAGCAAAGAGTTGTATTTCTTTTTCGACGAGGTTCATTATGCCACCCAGTGGGACCTGTGGATGAAACATCTGTATGATCATTACAAAAACTGCAGGGTAGTTGCCGCCGGTTCTGCGAGTCCGGTTTTGGCCGCCCAAACAGCCGAGAGCGGGGTTGGCAGATGGACAATTATTAAAATACCGACCCTATCTTTTTATGAATACTGTGAGCTCAAAGAGTTGGACGATAGACCGGAAATCCCTGTAGATATAAAACCTACCCGTCTGGGAAACCTGTCGCCTGCTGATCTGGAACAACTGATCAGATCGCTCCTGATGCTGCAAAAATATTTTCACCGCTATCTCTTGTTGGGAGGCTTTCCGGAGATCGCCCTATCTGATGATATTCCATTCGCTCAGAGGGTGCTCAGGGAAGATGTGGTGGACAAGGTTTTAAAACGCGATCTGACAGTTTTGTTTGGCGTACGCAATGTGGCGGAACTTGAAAAGGTGTTTCTCTATCTATGCCTTCACTCCGGTGGACTGGTCGCTGTTGATACGATTGCCAAGGAGATCGGTGTGGCCAGGCAAACTGTAGCCAATTACTTACATTTGCTGGATGCCTCAAATTTGATCTATATCAGCAACCCGGTAGAGATCGGGGGCAAGAAAGTCTTGAAAGCAAAGCCCAAGGTGTATATAGCCGATGCGGCCATACGCAATGCCGTTTTAATGCTCGATGATGTTCTTGCCGATCCGGTCGAAATGGGTATTATTGTCGAGACCACAGTCTACAAGCATATAGCCACCTTTTACTACAGGCAAAAAACGCGCGTCGGCTATTACAGGCAAGGAGGCAAATCTGGCAAAGAGGTCGATGTTGTGGTGGATTATCCACTGGGAAGGCTATTGATTGAGGTGAAGTACAGGGATGATTCCCGCATAGACGAAAAAGAGGCTATCGTGGATCTGGCCAAAGATGAAGCTACCGCCGGTGCCATTGTGGTAACCAAGCGCCCTGATGATTATGGCCTGTCAAGCTTCAAAACAAAAGTACCTATTGTCAAAATTCCGGCGCATGCCTTTCTCTATCTATTAGGGCACTCCGAGAAACAGGGATATCTGGTTTAA
- the pdxT gene encoding pyridoxal 5'-phosphate synthase glutaminase subunit PdxT, with protein MKVGVLAMQGAFREHARALERCGCTVLEVRMPRDVEEIEALVLPGGESTTIGKLVFDFGLAEPILGRAQAGLPVFGTCAGAVLLARDIVGSDQKRLGLMDIRIHRNAYGRQVDSFETDLEIPFLGAEPFPAVFIRAPLIEAAGPEVEVLARYREGIVLARQGRVLAATFHPELTPDLRIHRYFLELAAGPH; from the coding sequence GTGAAAGTCGGCGTTTTAGCAATGCAGGGGGCCTTTCGGGAGCATGCCCGGGCTTTAGAGCGCTGTGGTTGCACTGTGCTGGAAGTGCGGATGCCCCGTGATGTAGAAGAGATCGAGGCACTGGTGCTTCCCGGCGGCGAAAGCACGACAATCGGGAAGCTGGTTTTCGATTTTGGGCTGGCAGAGCCGATCCTGGGGCGGGCGCAGGCGGGGCTGCCGGTTTTCGGAACCTGTGCCGGGGCGGTGCTCCTTGCCCGCGACATCGTGGGGAGCGATCAGAAACGGCTTGGTTTAATGGACATCCGGATTCACCGGAACGCCTACGGGCGGCAGGTCGATAGCTTCGAAACCGACCTTGAAATCCCGTTCCTGGGCGCCGAGCCCTTTCCTGCTGTTTTTATTCGCGCTCCATTGATTGAGGCTGCCGGCCCGGAGGTTGAGGTTTTGGCCCGGTACCGGGAGGGGATTGTCCTGGCACGCCAGGGGAGAGTGCTTGCTGCAACTTTCCACCCCGAACTCACGCCGGATCTCCGCATCCACCGTTATTTTCTCGAACTTGCGGCGGGCCCGCACTAA
- the serA gene encoding phosphoglycerate dehydrogenase, which translates to MQNGKPKILVGDKIVDEALEMLRREAEVDVEFGIGQPELEGVIENYDALIVRSIPFVTEEVLRRGKRLKVVGRAGNGVDNIDVDAATRYGVVVVNTPDSNSISAAEQTIALMLAAARSLPQAHQVVKGGGWGRNRFMGNELFGKTVGIVGLGRIGSLVATRLKAFGMRVIAYDPYIPLERFKRFGAERMETLNELVREADVITVHTPKTEETTGMIGTEQFRIAKRGLRVVNCARGGIVNEKALADALREGIVASAALDVFSKEPCTGNPLLEFENVVVTPHLGATTYEAQRRVGTDVATYVLSALRGEIVPNTVNLPCLLGEEINALRAYFLLAEQLGKLYYQLEKVPAERVELTYSGEIARKETAVITLAFLKGLLRPVMGDNVNLVNAAWLAENRGIRVFERQDEGSKSGYVNLITARIAGDGIQAEYAGTIAWDNGPRIVQVNRYKMDIIPTPYMLFVDHIDRPGVIGPFASLLGQAQINIAMMQVGRCTRGEEALMTLSVDSPVDEGTLEKLRQLGGILNVKVVSL; encoded by the coding sequence GTGCAAAACGGAAAACCAAAAATTCTTGTTGGTGACAAGATCGTTGATGAAGCCCTGGAAATGCTCCGCCGGGAGGCCGAGGTCGACGTAGAATTCGGAATTGGCCAGCCGGAACTGGAAGGGGTCATTGAAAATTACGACGCACTCATCGTGCGGAGCATCCCCTTTGTCACGGAGGAGGTCCTGCGCCGGGGCAAGAGGTTAAAGGTGGTAGGGCGCGCCGGAAACGGTGTGGATAACATCGATGTCGACGCGGCAACCCGGTACGGCGTGGTGGTTGTCAACACACCCGACAGCAACAGTATTTCGGCTGCCGAGCAAACCATCGCCCTGATGCTGGCGGCAGCGCGGAGCCTCCCGCAGGCTCACCAGGTTGTGAAAGGCGGGGGGTGGGGCCGGAACCGCTTCATGGGAAATGAGCTTTTCGGGAAGACCGTGGGGATCGTGGGGTTGGGCCGGATCGGGTCCCTGGTTGCGACCCGCCTGAAGGCCTTCGGGATGCGAGTCATTGCTTACGACCCCTACATTCCGCTGGAGCGCTTCAAGCGGTTCGGCGCGGAACGGATGGAGACCCTGAACGAGCTGGTCCGTGAGGCCGACGTGATTACCGTCCACACTCCTAAAACCGAGGAAACAACCGGAATGATCGGGACCGAGCAATTTCGCATCGCCAAACGGGGGTTAAGGGTGGTGAACTGCGCGCGGGGCGGTATCGTTAACGAAAAAGCCCTGGCCGACGCCCTGCGGGAAGGGATTGTCGCCAGCGCCGCCCTGGACGTTTTCAGCAAAGAACCGTGCACGGGGAATCCCCTGCTCGAATTCGAGAATGTGGTCGTGACCCCGCACCTGGGGGCAACCACTTACGAGGCCCAGCGCCGGGTGGGAACCGATGTGGCCACTTACGTCCTGTCGGCTTTAAGGGGAGAGATTGTTCCCAATACGGTAAATCTTCCCTGTCTCCTGGGGGAAGAAATCAATGCTCTGCGTGCCTACTTCTTGCTTGCGGAGCAACTGGGAAAGCTTTATTACCAGCTGGAAAAGGTTCCTGCCGAGCGGGTGGAGCTCACTTACAGCGGAGAAATTGCCAGAAAAGAAACAGCCGTCATCACCCTTGCTTTCTTGAAGGGCCTCCTCAGGCCCGTGATGGGAGATAATGTCAATCTGGTCAATGCCGCCTGGCTTGCTGAAAACCGCGGGATCCGGGTTTTTGAGCGGCAGGACGAAGGGAGCAAATCGGGTTACGTCAACCTGATCACGGCAAGGATCGCCGGGGACGGAATTCAGGCCGAGTATGCCGGAACCATCGCCTGGGATAACGGGCCCCGCATCGTCCAGGTGAACCGCTATAAGATGGATATCATCCCCACCCCGTATATGCTCTTTGTGGATCACATCGACCGGCCGGGGGTAATCGGCCCCTTTGCTTCATTGCTCGGACAGGCCCAGATTAACATCGCCATGATGCAGGTCGGGCGCTGCACGCGGGGGGAAGAGGCTCTCATGACTTTGAGCGTGGATTCCCCTGTTGACGAGGGGACCCTGGAAAAACTTCGCCAGCTAGGAGGCATCCTCAACGTTAAGGTCGTTTCTTTGTAA
- the serS gene encoding serine--tRNA ligase, whose product MLDLKLIRTHPEVVKEALARRGSSVDVDQILAWDEARRRLLGEGDQLKHRRNTLSEEVGHLKAAKQDATGLVQEVKEISRRIKEIDQEIADLEQKLEGALLLIPNIPHPSVPVGPDETANVVVRVEGEPPAFSFPPRPHWEIGEALDILDFARGVKIAGARFTVLKGWGARLERALINFMLDLHVQEQGYTEVFPPFLANRATMTGTGQLPKFEEDMFLCNREDLFLIPTAEVPVTNLFREEILPGDALPISLTAYSACFRAEAGAAGRDTRGLIRQHQFNKVELVKFTKPEDSYAALEQLTDDAEAVLCRLGLAYRVVSLSTGDLGFAAAKTYDLEVWFPSANCYREISSCSNFEDFQARRAQIRFRPEPGARPRFVHTLNGSGLAVGRTLAAILENYQQEDGSVAIPPALHPYLGVDKIPAL is encoded by the coding sequence TTGCTCGACCTGAAACTTATTCGAACTCATCCCGAGGTCGTGAAAGAAGCGCTGGCCAGGCGGGGTAGTTCTGTTGACGTGGATCAGATCCTGGCGTGGGATGAGGCCCGGCGCAGGCTGCTTGGGGAAGGGGACCAGCTCAAGCACCGCCGGAACACCCTCTCCGAGGAGGTCGGACACTTAAAAGCGGCAAAGCAGGACGCAACCGGGTTGGTTCAGGAAGTAAAGGAGATTTCCCGCCGGATTAAAGAGATCGATCAGGAGATCGCGGATCTTGAGCAAAAACTGGAGGGAGCGCTGCTTTTAATTCCCAATATTCCTCACCCATCAGTTCCTGTGGGTCCCGATGAGACGGCAAATGTTGTGGTCCGGGTGGAAGGGGAGCCTCCAGCCTTCTCTTTCCCCCCTCGTCCTCACTGGGAAATCGGAGAGGCCTTAGATATTCTCGATTTCGCCCGCGGGGTGAAAATTGCCGGGGCGAGGTTTACGGTGCTTAAAGGGTGGGGGGCGAGGCTGGAGCGCGCCCTGATCAATTTCATGCTCGATCTGCACGTTCAGGAGCAGGGCTACACGGAGGTCTTTCCCCCTTTTTTGGCGAACCGGGCAACCATGACGGGAACCGGCCAGCTCCCAAAATTTGAAGAAGACATGTTTCTCTGTAACAGGGAAGACCTTTTTTTGATCCCGACGGCGGAGGTGCCGGTCACCAACCTCTTCCGGGAGGAAATTCTGCCGGGAGATGCCCTACCCATTTCTCTGACGGCATACAGCGCCTGTTTCCGCGCCGAGGCCGGGGCCGCGGGGCGCGACACGCGGGGGCTGATCCGGCAGCACCAGTTCAATAAAGTGGAACTGGTGAAGTTTACAAAACCGGAGGATTCCTATGCGGCATTGGAGCAGTTGACTGATGATGCCGAAGCGGTCCTGTGCCGCCTGGGGCTCGCCTACCGGGTAGTCTCGCTTTCTACCGGGGACCTCGGTTTTGCGGCCGCAAAAACCTACGATCTGGAGGTCTGGTTTCCGAGCGCGAACTGCTACCGGGAAATTTCCTCCTGTAGCAACTTTGAGGATTTCCAGGCCCGGCGCGCTCAGATTCGCTTCCGTCCGGAGCCCGGGGCGCGCCCCCGCTTTGTCCACACCTTAAACGGGTCCGGCCTCGCGGTGGGGCGAACCCTCGCAGCAATTCTCGAGAATTACCAGCAGGAGGACGGTTCAGTTGCCATTCCCCCGGCGCTTCACCCATATCTCGGTGTGGATAAAATCCCTGCTTTGTAG
- the pglZ gene encoding BREX-3 system phosphatase PglZ, protein MSSWRDEILKEFTPKVTRLTLVADPDALLLEERILESIRNRGFEVITFEDHVAFRYAYESKFRSLWDRGEQTDLVVVLRAQASDLSSLPFDLLQAGRRLSFSLSDIFPNLSYPVVTTLDRGDLDALYDAQRRHAPGQLGDNATKEFVLRHVFEIAPELIKQPSDLLRVLLRRHYRGQRVPGVLDERFIQLLRQYNTFDDWPLETIVPDREAFFTFLQERWPVFLDHMVEKRETTVREDKKSYGLAIDGPLDLPFDHHDIRVYMDNLFLEGFLHSVSHEHVDTLSKTWVSIGVQTDKAEDRHCRLTKLIDSLQSSIPAEDARHGEWFHFARGWAKLTLMAHEQENTIEGEVIQSFKSLQNQVDTSFTSWLIRRYAGLINLPPVPPVMLHHLPRFLARCAGEARNTKIALLLVDGLSLDQWIVVRETLAARRPNFRFRENTIFAWIPSITSVSRQTAFASKPPIFFPDSIQTTDKEHALWTQFWTDQGFSLNEVVYAKGLGDGSLERIEDMISYPKVKVAGLVIDKVDKIMHGMELGTAGMYNQVRQWVQQPYLAELLDLLLDRGFHVFLTSDHGNIEAEGCGCPAEGAVADLRGERVRIYSDKLLRDKIKERFPAAFEWQPVGLPDTFLPLIAPARQAFVREGERIVSHGGISIEEIIIPLIQIERMDT, encoded by the coding sequence ATGAGTAGCTGGCGCGATGAAATCCTCAAGGAGTTTACCCCCAAGGTCACACGGCTCACCCTTGTGGCCGACCCGGACGCTCTTCTGCTGGAGGAAAGAATTCTCGAAAGCATTCGGAATCGGGGCTTTGAGGTGATTACCTTCGAAGATCATGTCGCTTTCCGCTATGCCTATGAATCGAAGTTCCGTTCCCTCTGGGACAGGGGCGAACAGACGGACCTCGTGGTTGTATTGCGAGCCCAGGCCAGCGATTTGAGCTCTTTGCCGTTTGATCTGCTGCAAGCGGGTCGTAGGCTCTCTTTTAGCCTTAGCGACATATTCCCTAATCTCAGCTACCCGGTTGTAACAACCTTGGACCGTGGTGACCTTGATGCCTTATATGATGCCCAGAGAAGACACGCGCCTGGACAGCTCGGGGACAACGCCACAAAGGAGTTCGTTCTCCGGCACGTCTTCGAAATCGCACCCGAGCTCATCAAGCAGCCATCCGACCTGCTCCGCGTGCTGCTTCGGCGCCATTACCGTGGACAGCGCGTACCGGGCGTTCTCGACGAACGCTTCATCCAACTTCTACGCCAATATAATACCTTTGACGACTGGCCGTTGGAAACTATCGTCCCGGATCGGGAGGCTTTCTTTACGTTTCTCCAAGAGCGCTGGCCGGTCTTTCTCGACCATATGGTGGAAAAAAGGGAAACTACTGTGCGGGAGGATAAAAAATCGTACGGCTTAGCAATCGACGGTCCCCTCGATCTGCCCTTTGACCACCATGACATTCGGGTTTACATGGACAACCTGTTCCTGGAGGGGTTTTTACATTCCGTATCCCACGAGCATGTGGATACGCTTTCTAAGACCTGGGTGAGCATAGGTGTTCAAACCGATAAAGCTGAAGACAGACACTGTCGCCTAACAAAGCTCATCGATAGTCTTCAGTCCTCCATTCCAGCCGAAGATGCTAGACACGGGGAGTGGTTCCATTTTGCCCGTGGGTGGGCTAAACTTACTCTAATGGCCCATGAACAGGAAAACACCATCGAAGGAGAGGTAATTCAAAGCTTTAAAAGCCTGCAAAATCAGGTGGATACCTCGTTCACCTCATGGCTGATCAGGCGATACGCCGGGCTTATCAACCTTCCACCTGTCCCCCCGGTCATGCTTCACCACCTTCCGCGGTTTCTGGCACGTTGTGCGGGGGAGGCCCGCAACACTAAGATCGCCCTGCTGCTTGTAGATGGGCTTTCACTTGACCAATGGATTGTTGTTCGAGAGACGCTGGCAGCGCGGCGACCCAATTTCCGCTTTCGTGAAAACACCATATTTGCATGGATTCCATCGATCACATCGGTATCACGTCAGACTGCTTTCGCCAGTAAGCCTCCCATCTTTTTCCCGGACAGCATCCAAACCACCGATAAAGAACATGCCCTATGGACGCAGTTCTGGACGGATCAAGGGTTTTCCTTAAACGAGGTTGTTTACGCCAAAGGGTTGGGTGACGGTAGTTTAGAGCGCATCGAGGACATGATCTCCTATCCTAAGGTGAAAGTTGCTGGTCTGGTTATCGACAAGGTAGACAAAATTATGCATGGTATGGAATTAGGGACTGCTGGCATGTATAATCAAGTACGTCAGTGGGTACAGCAACCTTACTTGGCTGAGCTTCTGGATCTCCTGCTGGATCGAGGTTTTCATGTTTTCCTGACTTCCGACCACGGGAATATTGAAGCTGAAGGTTGTGGATGTCCTGCTGAAGGGGCGGTGGCTGATCTGCGCGGGGAGCGGGTCCGCATCTATTCCGACAAGCTGCTTCGGGATAAGATAAAAGAGCGTTTTCCAGCCGCTTTCGAATGGCAACCGGTAGGCTTACCGGATACCTTCCTTCCTCTTATTGCCCCGGCTCGGCAGGCATTTGTTCGCGAGGGAGAACGTATTGTTAGTCACGGCGGCATCTCCATTGAAGAAATTATCATTCCTCTTATCCAGATCGAAAGGATGGACACATGA
- a CDS encoding alanine--glyoxylate aminotransferase family protein has translation MEEKQYLMLPGPTPVPPRVLRALGKPMINHRGPEFKALLEEVTEGLKQVFRTRNEIIIFPSAGTGAMEAAVANFVSPGEKVLVVSIGVFGERFAEIARRFGARVEKLDFTWGTAADPAALADAVKEDKKQEIKAVYVTHNETSTGVTNDLRSLRGALGDHPALFIVDAVSSLGAMELETDAWNVDVVVAGSQKSFMIPPGLSFLCLSPRAWEAAAGCTNARYYWDVEAARKSAAKGQTPYTPALPQITALAESLKMIATEGLETIFARHKRLREMVRQGARALALELLAPDEVASAAVTAILSPAGIEANTLRRVLRDKFNVVVAGGQRQLENKIFRIGHLGYVHDLDAIAVLAALEMALNLCGYQVELGQGVRAAQRVALAAAGKGGS, from the coding sequence ATGGAGGAGAAACAGTACCTAATGCTACCGGGCCCTACGCCGGTACCCCCCCGGGTACTGCGGGCGCTGGGCAAACCGATGATCAACCACAGGGGTCCTGAATTTAAAGCACTATTAGAGGAGGTTACGGAGGGCTTAAAACAGGTTTTTCGCACCCGAAATGAAATCATCATTTTTCCCTCGGCAGGAACCGGGGCGATGGAAGCTGCTGTAGCCAACTTTGTTTCGCCCGGAGAAAAGGTTTTAGTGGTTTCCATTGGAGTTTTTGGGGAGCGTTTTGCGGAAATTGCCAGGCGTTTTGGTGCCCGGGTCGAAAAGCTCGATTTTACCTGGGGAACAGCCGCAGATCCGGCGGCACTTGCAGATGCCGTTAAAGAGGACAAGAAACAGGAAATCAAAGCGGTTTATGTCACACACAACGAAACCTCGACCGGCGTTACGAACGATTTACGGAGTTTACGCGGCGCCCTTGGGGATCATCCCGCCCTTTTCATTGTGGACGCGGTGAGCAGTCTGGGGGCGATGGAGCTGGAAACCGATGCCTGGAACGTAGATGTAGTGGTGGCGGGCTCGCAGAAGAGCTTTATGATCCCCCCGGGCCTTTCGTTTTTATGCCTGAGCCCCCGCGCCTGGGAGGCCGCGGCCGGCTGCACCAACGCCCGCTATTACTGGGATGTGGAGGCGGCCCGGAAGTCGGCAGCCAAGGGCCAAACACCTTACACACCGGCGCTCCCCCAAATTACAGCACTTGCCGAATCCTTAAAAATGATCGCGACCGAGGGGCTTGAAACCATTTTTGCCCGCCACAAGCGGCTCCGGGAGATGGTGCGGCAGGGGGCGCGGGCACTGGCCCTCGAACTCCTGGCACCGGATGAGGTAGCTTCGGCGGCGGTAACCGCCATCCTGAGTCCTGCAGGGATCGAAGCCAACACCCTGCGCCGCGTGCTTCGCGATAAGTTCAATGTTGTGGTGGCCGGGGGACAGCGCCAGCTGGAGAACAAGATCTTCCGGATCGGACACCTGGGCTACGTTCATGATTTAGACGCGATCGCGGTGCTCGCTGCCCTGGAAATGGCGCTCAACCTCTGTGGCTACCAGGTAGAGCTGGGGCAGGGGGTCAGGGCAGCCCAGAGAGTTGCGCTTGCCGCGGCGGGGAAAGGAGGAAGCTGA
- the tadA gene encoding tRNA adenosine(34) deaminase TadA — MSDEKAGERSIDEKFMREALKEARRAAAKREVPVGAVIVKEGRVIARGHNLRERLGDPTAHAEMLAMREAALVVGGWRLNDCTLYVTMEPCPMCAGAAVQARLDRIVYGARDPKGGAAGSCVDLLAQECFNHRVEVTGGVCEEACARLLKEFFQRLRGGTEALPTE; from the coding sequence GTGTCTGATGAAAAAGCCGGTGAAAGATCGATTGACGAAAAATTTATGAGGGAGGCCCTCAAGGAGGCCAGGCGCGCCGCCGCCAAAAGGGAGGTACCGGTGGGTGCCGTCATCGTCAAGGAAGGCCGGGTTATCGCCAGGGGGCACAACCTGCGGGAGCGGCTGGGAGACCCCACCGCCCACGCCGAAATGCTGGCGATGCGGGAGGCCGCCCTGGTGGTGGGCGGGTGGCGCCTCAACGACTGCACCCTTTACGTAACCATGGAGCCCTGCCCCATGTGCGCCGGCGCTGCGGTCCAGGCGCGCCTGGACAGGATCGTCTACGGGGCGCGCGACCCTAAAGGAGGAGCCGCGGGAAGCTGCGTTGACCTGCTGGCGCAGGAGTGTTTTAACCACCGCGTAGAGGTAACGGGCGGTGTTTGCGAAGAAGCCTGCGCCCGGCTCCTCAAGGAATTTTTCCAGCGCCTGCGCGGGGGCACGGAAGCTCTGCCAACAGAATAA